In Ktedonobacteraceae bacterium, one genomic interval encodes:
- a CDS encoding class II aldolase/adducin family protein, which translates to MHSSYSEQRAQIIQAANMLFHAGVMSHSGHGNLSVRLPEEGQMLLTATGHIEHLTPEQLTVITFDGDPVEGDIDPVAREIVGMHSCVYRLRSNVNAVIHTHSPHVTSFALANKALPCVYEAFLRFGITEDIPVAQWAPRGSEESVANIVQQLERHPTVPAVLLGNHGLLAFSRDPLTAAQLIIIMEEAAQLTLEARALGGEKSLPADALERERKHMQQFGSAQ; encoded by the coding sequence ATGCACTCGAGCTACAGCGAACAGCGAGCGCAAATTATTCAGGCCGCGAATATGCTCTTCCATGCAGGCGTGATGTCGCACAGCGGGCATGGCAATTTGAGCGTGCGCCTGCCCGAAGAGGGACAGATGCTGCTGACGGCAACCGGCCACATCGAGCACCTGACGCCTGAGCAACTGACCGTGATCACCTTTGATGGCGACCCGGTCGAGGGCGATATCGACCCGGTAGCGCGGGAGATCGTCGGTATGCACTCGTGCGTCTACCGCCTGCGCAGCAATGTTAACGCCGTTATTCATACACACTCGCCACACGTGACGAGCTTCGCGCTCGCCAATAAAGCACTGCCATGCGTATATGAAGCCTTCCTGCGCTTCGGCATTACCGAGGATATCCCCGTAGCACAGTGGGCGCCGCGCGGCTCAGAGGAATCGGTCGCCAACATCGTGCAGCAGCTTGAGCGGCATCCCACCGTACCCGCCGTCCTGCTTGGCAATCACGGACTGCTGGCTTTCAGCCGCGATCCGCTCACCGCCGCCCAGCTGATCATCATTATGGAGGAAGCGGCGCAACTGACGCTCGAGGCACGCGCGCTCGGCGGTGAAAAGTCCCTGCCCGCCGATGCCCTTGAGCGCGAGCGCAAGCATATGCAGCAATTTGGGTCGGCGCAGTAG
- a CDS encoding acetate--CoA ligase family protein has translation MNPPVSITTERLRAFFHPHSIALVGATDRSRWSINTYQNLKAFGYTGSIYCVNPNYEVVHGEPAVKRLGDIREAVDLAFIMVPTRQVYPVLEEAAAAGISNVVILTSGFSEMGSQGQVLEQRILDFARQQHMIVLGPNGNGFVNVAAQILPYGLPVQPPLVKGPVGVVLQSGALASSVITLAQARHIGLSLLVSMGNETMISAMDIMNYLVEDEETRVIAVFLETIRHPAIFKRIAQKALERGKPVVALKVGRSEISARAAKAHTGALVGNDAIHDAIFRQLGVIRVASLEDLLITAGLLGYSRPISGRRMGLVTPSGGACDILADRAGEEGIQLPDFAPTTVQRLRQVLPEFSTIHNPLDVTGYIVVDRTLQQQALKVVIEDPHLDFIVYLSEPPRVEPPPSQLESYLEQYKALGELTRRSRIPIIVMSNTSIDLPPFSRFIADTADIHFAGGMEHGMTALGKALWWYETRQQASIQPQEQQDVLSPLPLPAVPSGNWSEFAARQFLQAQGIPVVPGTLANDAEEAVRVAQSYGFPVALKIQAPDIQHKTDLGGVLLNLANETQVREGFAAIMNSAARYSKAIEGILVSPMRPAGIELLVGILHDPLWGQVLATGLGGIWAEIFKDTSVRVLPVSKSEIRRMLFELRGAPLLQGTRGQPPVNIEKLVDIIFRITQIAQRLEGKLEALEINPLLLYGENIEAVDVLLTWQAK, from the coding sequence ATGAACCCGCCTGTATCCATTACCACCGAACGGCTGCGGGCATTCTTCCATCCTCACAGCATCGCGCTAGTGGGCGCCACGGACAGGTCGCGCTGGTCTATCAATACCTATCAGAATCTCAAGGCCTTCGGCTATACCGGCTCTATCTACTGCGTCAATCCGAATTACGAGGTGGTACACGGGGAACCCGCGGTGAAACGACTCGGCGATATACGCGAGGCGGTAGATCTCGCTTTCATCATGGTGCCGACGCGGCAGGTTTATCCTGTACTTGAAGAAGCCGCCGCTGCCGGTATTTCCAATGTTGTGATCCTGACATCCGGGTTCAGCGAGATGGGGTCGCAGGGACAGGTGTTAGAACAGCGCATCCTGGACTTCGCCCGCCAGCAGCATATGATCGTGCTGGGGCCAAATGGGAACGGATTCGTCAATGTCGCCGCCCAGATTCTGCCGTATGGCCTGCCCGTTCAACCACCGCTCGTAAAAGGCCCTGTCGGCGTCGTTTTGCAGAGCGGCGCGCTGGCAAGTTCTGTGATAACGCTCGCCCAGGCGCGGCATATAGGCCTGAGCCTGCTCGTTTCGATGGGTAACGAAACCATGATTTCGGCCATGGATATCATGAACTACCTGGTCGAGGATGAAGAGACGCGAGTCATCGCCGTTTTCCTGGAAACCATCCGCCATCCTGCCATCTTCAAGCGCATCGCCCAGAAAGCGTTGGAGCGCGGCAAGCCGGTAGTGGCGTTGAAGGTCGGACGGAGCGAGATCAGCGCCCGCGCCGCCAAAGCTCACACCGGCGCGCTTGTTGGCAATGATGCCATTCATGACGCGATATTCCGCCAACTGGGCGTCATTCGTGTAGCTTCCTTAGAGGATTTGCTTATCACTGCCGGACTTTTGGGATATAGCCGCCCAATCTCTGGCCGGCGCATGGGACTGGTGACGCCATCGGGTGGGGCCTGCGATATCCTGGCCGACCGTGCCGGAGAAGAGGGCATCCAACTACCGGACTTCGCCCCTACAACGGTGCAGCGGCTGCGCCAGGTTTTGCCGGAGTTCTCGACCATCCACAATCCCCTGGACGTTACCGGCTATATCGTTGTTGACCGTACCTTGCAGCAACAGGCTCTCAAAGTAGTGATCGAAGATCCTCACCTTGACTTCATCGTCTACCTGTCCGAGCCACCGCGCGTGGAACCTCCACCATCCCAGCTTGAATCGTACCTGGAACAATACAAAGCGCTGGGCGAGCTGACCCGCCGGTCGCGCATCCCCATCATCGTGATGAGCAATACCAGTATCGACCTGCCGCCATTTAGCCGTTTCATCGCTGATACCGCGGACATCCATTTTGCCGGCGGTATGGAACACGGCATGACCGCGCTGGGTAAAGCCCTGTGGTGGTACGAAACACGCCAGCAGGCATCTATACAACCTCAAGAACAGCAAGATGTCTTATCTCCTCTTCCTTTGCCTGCGGTGCCCTCGGGTAACTGGTCCGAGTTCGCCGCCCGTCAATTCTTGCAAGCGCAAGGCATTCCCGTTGTGCCTGGTACGCTGGCAAACGACGCTGAGGAAGCAGTGCGGGTTGCACAAAGCTATGGATTTCCGGTAGCATTGAAAATCCAGGCTCCTGATATCCAGCACAAAACCGATCTAGGTGGTGTCCTGCTCAATCTTGCGAACGAAACGCAGGTGCGCGAGGGCTTTGCGGCAATTATGAACTCTGCTGCTCGCTACAGCAAAGCAATCGAAGGTATACTCGTTAGCCCCATGCGCCCGGCAGGAATAGAGTTGCTCGTTGGCATCCTGCATGATCCGCTATGGGGGCAGGTGCTGGCTACCGGCCTGGGTGGTATCTGGGCCGAGATTTTCAAGGATACGAGCGTGCGCGTTCTGCCCGTCTCAAAAAGCGAAATCCGGCGCATGCTATTCGAGCTGCGCGGTGCGCCCTTGCTGCAAGGCACACGAGGACAACCACCCGTCAACATCGAGAAGCTGGTCGATATCATTTTCCGCATTACGCAGATTGCACAGAGATTAGAGGGAAAATTGGAAGCGTTGGAGATCAATCCACTGCTGCTTTACGGGGAGAATATCGAGGCGGTGGATGTGCTGCTGACGTGGCAGGCGAAGTAA